From Rhodobium gokarnense, a single genomic window includes:
- a CDS encoding ABC transporter ATP-binding protein: MAQVELRGVTKSFGAFLAVKTVDIDFQEGSFITLLGPSGCGKTTILRMIAGLEKPTGGDILIGGRRVNDVPVHKRNLGIVFQNYALFPHKTIGENIAFGLKYRGVSRADAGKKVADALDIVRLPGVQDRYPTQLSGGQQQRIALARAIVIEPDVLLLDEPLSALDANLREELRVELKTIQHRIGVTSVFVTHDQSEALAMSDRIVVMSAGRVQQQGAPEEVYNAPATEFVASFLGAANLIDATVTDADGTDVLVETPHFGRFPVPKTAANGLQPGARGKVVARAEKLKLYAAGAAPDGGVSAPGTVEATDYQGQIVRYFVRVGDIQLQSVGMIDGSPFQEGTEIAVGIRPEECVVLPAEGPSE; encoded by the coding sequence TTGGCACAGGTTGAACTTCGCGGCGTCACCAAGTCGTTCGGCGCCTTTCTGGCCGTCAAGACGGTCGACATCGACTTCCAGGAGGGCTCCTTCATCACCCTCCTGGGGCCGTCCGGCTGCGGCAAGACGACGATCCTGCGTATGATCGCGGGGCTGGAAAAGCCGACCGGCGGCGACATCCTGATCGGCGGGCGGCGCGTCAACGACGTGCCGGTCCACAAGCGCAATCTCGGCATCGTCTTTCAGAACTACGCCCTCTTCCCGCACAAGACGATCGGCGAGAACATCGCCTTCGGCCTCAAATACCGCGGCGTCTCCAGGGCCGATGCGGGAAAGAAGGTGGCGGACGCCCTCGACATCGTCCGCCTGCCGGGCGTCCAGGATCGCTATCCGACCCAGCTCTCCGGCGGCCAGCAGCAGCGCATCGCGCTCGCACGCGCCATCGTCATCGAGCCGGACGTGCTGCTCCTCGACGAGCCGCTGTCGGCGCTCGACGCCAATCTGCGCGAGGAACTGCGCGTGGAGCTGAAGACCATCCAGCACCGCATCGGCGTCACCTCCGTCTTCGTCACCCACGACCAGTCCGAGGCGCTGGCCATGTCGGACCGGATCGTCGTCATGAGCGCCGGAAGGGTCCAGCAGCAGGGCGCGCCGGAAGAGGTCTACAACGCGCCGGCGACGGAATTCGTCGCCAGCTTCCTCGGCGCCGCCAACCTGATCGACGCCACCGTCACCGATGCCGACGGCACCGACGTGCTCGTCGAAACGCCCCATTTCGGCCGGTTCCCGGTGCCGAAAACGGCCGCCAACGGCCTCCAGCCGGGCGCCCGCGGCAAGGTCGTCGCAAGGGCGGAAAAGCTGAAGCTCTATGCGGCGGGCGCCGCGCCGGACGGTGGCGTCAGCGCCCCCGGCACCGTCGAGGCGACCGATTACCAGGGCCAGATCGTGCGCTACTTCGTGCGCGTCGGCGATATCCAGTTGCAGAGCGTCGGCATGATCGACGGCAGTCCCTTCCAGGAGGGCACCGAGATCGCCGTCGGCATCAGGCCGGAGGAGTGCGTCGTCCTTCCGGCCGAAGGACCCAGCGAATGA
- a CDS encoding ABC transporter substrate-binding protein, producing the protein MKQDSTKRYEKLRERMGNGDIDRRSFMGLLGAAGLVAGVSGGIMTTLSRQALAAGTELNFEGWGGIVSEALRKHAFDPYEKKTGNKVIDATFGGEEEVLTKLKAAGSIDGHNIIHSSGITWYQRWVQNGYASELNTKNIPNIDNVMEAVLAPFRAITPDHLAAVPYDYGTTGIAYNTKYVSEEEAKKLGADLLLKKDLKGKIGGWSGDWANRAWYGALQSGQNPNNITDWDAVWDKVREHRALILKYWSSGAELMDLLAKEEIYVTEAWSGRVAALQEQGHPIGYLDPENGLAWMETMFVLKGSPMEEAEELLNFMLAPATAIAVAEGQKYPPSLDPTKVDMPDTVKKLPAFDPTGKLDGLVFREPDKWNAVEKEQKKMWNRVMKGA; encoded by the coding sequence ATGAAACAGGACAGCACCAAGCGATACGAAAAGCTCCGCGAGCGCATGGGCAATGGCGACATCGATCGCCGTTCCTTCATGGGCCTCCTCGGCGCCGCCGGCCTCGTCGCCGGCGTTTCCGGCGGCATCATGACGACGCTCTCGCGCCAGGCGCTCGCCGCCGGCACCGAGCTCAACTTCGAGGGCTGGGGCGGCATCGTCTCGGAGGCCCTGCGCAAGCACGCCTTCGACCCCTATGAGAAAAAGACCGGCAACAAGGTCATCGACGCCACCTTCGGCGGCGAGGAGGAGGTGCTGACCAAGCTGAAGGCCGCCGGCAGCATCGATGGCCACAACATCATCCACTCCTCCGGCATCACCTGGTACCAGCGCTGGGTCCAGAACGGCTATGCCAGCGAGCTCAACACCAAGAACATCCCGAACATCGACAACGTCATGGAAGCGGTGCTGGCGCCGTTCCGCGCCATCACGCCCGATCACCTGGCAGCCGTGCCCTACGACTACGGCACCACGGGCATCGCCTATAACACCAAATACGTCTCGGAGGAGGAGGCCAAGAAGCTCGGCGCCGACCTCCTCCTGAAGAAGGACCTGAAGGGCAAGATCGGCGGCTGGAGCGGCGACTGGGCCAACCGCGCCTGGTACGGCGCCCTGCAGTCCGGCCAGAACCCCAACAACATCACCGACTGGGACGCCGTCTGGGACAAGGTCCGCGAGCACCGCGCCCTGATCCTGAAATACTGGAGCTCCGGCGCCGAGCTGATGGACCTCCTCGCCAAGGAGGAGATCTACGTCACCGAAGCCTGGTCGGGCCGCGTCGCCGCGCTGCAGGAGCAGGGCCACCCGATCGGCTATCTCGATCCCGAGAACGGCCTTGCCTGGATGGAGACGATGTTCGTGCTCAAGGGCTCGCCGATGGAAGAGGCCGAGGAACTCCTCAACTTCATGCTGGCGCCCGCGACCGCGATCGCCGTTGCCGAGGGCCAGAAATATCCGCCGTCCCTCGATCCGACCAAGGTCGACATGCCCGATACGGTCAAGAAGCTGCCGGCCTTCGATCCGACCGGCAAGCTCGACGGCCTCGTCTTCCGCGAGCCGGACAAGTGGAACGCCGTCGAGAAGGAGCAGAAGAAGATGTGGAACCGGGTCATGAAGGGCGCCTGA
- a CDS encoding ABC transporter permease, translated as MRAWNLIKIYTVLVYIFMFAPVAVVLLLAFNSSRFGGFPIEGFSLRWFAKLFENEAIMRAFETSLILGVLTAFFATTLGILASLALVRFKVPGKEWITTLLISPVLVPETVLAVGLLIFLRWLSMPRSFAVLLLGHTMIALPFVVLVVQARLVGIRKEYEEAARSLGANPVQTFFQVTLPLLMPAVFAGALFAFTISFDNITATIFWRPAGSETVPTQIFGMLRNSVSPEINALGFVMIVITVGVPLMAGGLARYFSRKR; from the coding sequence ATGCGCGCCTGGAACCTCATCAAGATCTACACGGTCCTCGTCTACATCTTCATGTTCGCGCCGGTCGCGGTCGTCCTCCTGCTCGCCTTCAACAGCTCGCGCTTCGGCGGCTTCCCGATCGAGGGCTTCAGCCTGCGCTGGTTCGCCAAGCTGTTCGAGAACGAGGCGATCATGCGCGCCTTCGAGACGTCGCTGATCCTCGGCGTCCTGACGGCCTTCTTCGCCACCACCCTCGGCATCCTCGCCTCGCTGGCCCTCGTCCGCTTCAAAGTGCCCGGCAAGGAGTGGATCACCACGCTCTTGATCTCGCCGGTGCTGGTGCCCGAAACCGTCCTCGCCGTCGGCCTCCTCATCTTCCTGCGCTGGCTGTCGATGCCGCGCTCCTTCGCCGTCCTCCTCCTCGGCCACACCATGATCGCCCTGCCCTTCGTGGTGCTGGTCGTCCAGGCCCGCCTCGTCGGCATCCGCAAGGAATACGAGGAAGCCGCGAGGAGCCTCGGTGCCAACCCCGTTCAGACCTTCTTCCAGGTGACCCTGCCGCTCCTGATGCCGGCCGTCTTCGCCGGCGCGCTCTTTGCCTTCACCATTTCCTTCGACAACATCACGGCGACCATCTTCTGGCGTCCGGCCGGCTCGGAAACCGTGCCGACCCAGATCTTCGGCATGCTGCGCAATTCCGTCAGCCCGGAGATCAACGCCCTCGGCTTCGTCATGATCGTCATTACCGTCGGCGTCCCGCTCATGGCCGGCGGCCTCGCGCGCTATTTCTCGCGCAAACGATGA
- a CDS encoding ABC transporter permease translates to MAKATAFDPRPWYLLSPALLAIAFLVIAPMCFILVYSFYINVDLGVDEVAFQFGNWQDLLTDSYYHHAIWKTFRMAIIVTVLAALLGYIPAYFIAHTNFRRKWLLLLLLILPFWVSFIIRTMSWIHIMGNQGAINGVLIWLGLTDEPISMMYNEFAVIVGFIHVFLPYMILNVYVSLEGIDRNLEPAARTLGCTPWQAFREVTLPLSLPGLAAGSLLVFVLTAGSYVTPIILGGPNDFLFGNLIYDAVVSELNWPMGATLSFTLLFLLGLVVVIYSRFMGLNQLYKALS, encoded by the coding sequence ATGGCCAAGGCGACCGCATTCGATCCCAGACCCTGGTACCTGCTGTCGCCGGCCCTCCTGGCGATCGCCTTCTTGGTGATCGCGCCGATGTGCTTCATCCTGGTCTATTCGTTCTACATCAACGTCGATCTGGGCGTTGACGAGGTCGCCTTCCAGTTCGGCAACTGGCAGGACCTCCTGACCGACAGCTACTACCACCATGCCATCTGGAAGACGTTCCGCATGGCGATCATCGTCACGGTGCTGGCGGCCCTGCTCGGCTACATCCCGGCTTATTTCATCGCCCACACCAATTTCCGGCGGAAGTGGCTGCTGCTCCTGTTGCTGATCCTGCCGTTCTGGGTCTCGTTCATCATCCGCACGATGTCGTGGATCCACATCATGGGGAACCAGGGCGCCATCAACGGGGTGCTGATTTGGCTCGGCCTCACCGACGAGCCGATCTCCATGATGTACAACGAGTTCGCCGTCATCGTCGGCTTCATCCACGTCTTCCTGCCCTACATGATCCTCAACGTCTATGTCAGCCTGGAGGGGATCGACCGCAATCTGGAGCCGGCCGCCCGTACCCTCGGCTGCACGCCCTGGCAGGCCTTTCGCGAGGTCACCCTGCCGCTGTCGCTGCCCGGCCTTGCCGCCGGCAGCCTGCTGGTCTTCGTCCTGACCGCCGGCAGCTACGTCACGCCGATCATCCTCGGCGGCCCCAACGACTTCCTGTTCGGCAACCTCATCTACGACGCCGTCGTCTCGGAGCTGAACTGGCCGATGGGCGCGACGCTCTCCTTCACGCTCCTGTTCCTGCTCGGCCTCGTCGTCGTCATCTACAGCCGCTTCATGGGCCTCAACCAGCTCTACAAGGCACTGAGCTAG
- a CDS encoding LysR family transcriptional regulator: MSSERPERFVTNLDWNLLRTFVVITEEGGITAAANRLLLRQPTVSLALKRLETQMGTRLIERGHGTFRLTAAGRDLQRECLEIFNSIARLSEVTTSAAREITGNIHISLASHVSTPLLDRVLAEFHAEFPAVTYKLSIQSSDAVARSVLDKSVSLGICLVNKRLPQLHYDLFYREFFGYFCGPPHKLFGRKGLRIEDLRGHAAVSFDTDDVADALRPVAELRRQYELEQRIVGQSPHLEEVRRMILCGLGIGPLPIHVVERDVRDGDLWRLPPYENPPAIDIFLVTNPKRRHNRAEARFLDALKAEIARRPMAERTYAD, from the coding sequence ATGAGCAGCGAGCGGCCGGAACGGTTCGTCACCAATCTCGACTGGAATCTCCTGCGCACCTTCGTCGTCATCACCGAGGAGGGCGGCATCACCGCGGCGGCGAACCGGCTGCTCCTGCGCCAGCCGACGGTGAGCCTTGCCCTGAAGCGGCTGGAGACGCAGATGGGCACGCGCCTGATCGAGCGCGGCCACGGCACGTTTCGCCTCACGGCGGCGGGCCGCGACCTGCAGCGCGAGTGCCTTGAAATCTTCAACAGCATCGCCCGGCTCAGCGAAGTGACGACCTCGGCGGCGCGCGAGATCACCGGCAACATCCACATCTCGCTCGCCAGCCATGTCAGCACGCCGCTGCTCGACAGGGTGCTGGCGGAGTTCCACGCCGAGTTTCCGGCGGTAACCTACAAGCTGTCGATCCAGTCCAGCGATGCGGTCGCGCGCAGCGTCCTCGACAAGTCCGTGAGCCTCGGCATCTGCCTCGTCAACAAACGGCTGCCGCAGCTTCACTACGATCTCTTCTACCGGGAGTTCTTCGGCTATTTCTGCGGTCCGCCGCACAAGCTGTTCGGCCGCAAGGGCCTCAGGATCGAGGATCTGCGCGGCCATGCGGCGGTCTCGTTCGATACCGACGACGTCGCCGATGCGCTGCGACCCGTCGCCGAACTACGCCGGCAATACGAGCTGGAGCAGCGCATCGTCGGCCAGTCGCCGCATCTGGAGGAGGTGCGCCGGATGATCCTGTGCGGCCTCGGCATCGGGCCGCTGCCGATCCATGTGGTGGAGCGCGATGTGCGCGACGGCGACCTCTGGCGCCTGCCGCCCTATGAGAACCCGCCGGCGATCGACATCTTCCTCGTCACCAATCCCAAGCGCCGGCACAACCGGGCCGAGGCGCGGTTCCTCGATGCCCTGAAAGCGGAAATCGCCCGCCGGCCGATGGCCGAGCGGACCTATGCGGACTGA
- a CDS encoding protoglobin domain-containing protein, protein MINERMQIWTDPASIPSETRDKLWFFISRDIDTILEKFYQRIGNSNLHRILEGLDIDKLTEKQKAHWRRVLLYRVDENYDVRLRNMHAYHIKIGLTHSHYIAAYFFLMNLFQKAILKHASGPKEAYDLIVALQSIISEDITRALGVDAETGQDAGPSARTIAF, encoded by the coding sequence GTGATCAACGAACGTATGCAGATCTGGACCGATCCGGCGTCAATACCGTCGGAAACGCGCGACAAGCTCTGGTTCTTCATCTCCCGGGACATCGATACGATCCTGGAGAAGTTCTACCAGCGCATCGGCAATTCCAATCTGCACCGCATCCTCGAAGGCCTCGACATCGACAAGCTCACCGAGAAGCAGAAGGCCCACTGGCGCCGCGTCCTGCTGTACCGGGTCGACGAGAACTACGATGTCCGGCTGCGCAACATGCACGCCTATCACATCAAGATCGGCCTGACCCACAGCCACTACATCGCCGCCTATTTCTTCCTGATGAACCTGTTCCAGAAGGCGATCCTGAAGCACGCATCGGGACCGAAGGAGGCCTACGACCTCATCGTCGCCCTGCAGAGCATCATCTCCGAGGACATCACCCGCGCCCTCGGCGTCGACGCCGAGACCGGCCAGGATGCCGGTCCCTCCGCCCGGACCATCGCCTTCTGA
- a CDS encoding LysR family transcriptional regulator — protein sequence MIKLEALRAFVTVAEAGNIRDAAKKLCRTPSAVSMTLKQLEEEVGGPLFETDRKNSLTALGAFMLETGAMQVDSYDRAIERVHAFAENRIGRLTLASVPSVAANLIPQILPRFVADRNEVEIEMFDIDSRSVRAMVESGQVDLGIAGRPAPDAPVSFMPLFRDRFRVICSTDSRLARINRPLRWSDLRRENLILNGASERIKAPSYKALSDRATMTVRNVTTLVALARSGFGVTLLPALSTTDLPMGVVARDLADTSVERVVGIVERNGITLSPVAAAFRKVLAEELPPLVANLGLDEREPPEMAQPSGRPETPETAEIRRSDAEDAAL from the coding sequence GTGATCAAGCTGGAGGCCCTGCGCGCTTTCGTGACCGTTGCCGAAGCCGGCAACATCCGCGACGCCGCCAAGAAGCTGTGCCGGACGCCATCGGCCGTCTCCATGACGCTGAAGCAGCTTGAGGAAGAGGTCGGCGGGCCGCTGTTCGAGACCGACCGCAAGAATTCGCTGACCGCGCTCGGCGCCTTCATGCTGGAAACCGGCGCCATGCAGGTCGACAGCTACGACCGCGCCATCGAGCGCGTGCACGCCTTTGCGGAGAACCGGATCGGCCGGCTGACCCTTGCCTCCGTGCCGTCCGTCGCCGCCAATCTGATCCCGCAGATCCTGCCCCGCTTCGTTGCCGACCGCAACGAGGTGGAGATCGAGATGTTCGACATCGACAGCCGCTCGGTGCGCGCGATGGTGGAAAGCGGCCAGGTCGACCTCGGCATCGCCGGCCGGCCGGCGCCGGACGCCCCGGTCTCCTTCATGCCGCTGTTCCGCGACCGCTTCCGCGTCATCTGCAGCACCGACAGCCGGCTCGCACGGATCAACCGGCCGCTGCGCTGGTCCGACCTGAGGCGCGAGAACCTGATCCTCAACGGCGCCTCGGAGCGCATCAAGGCGCCGAGCTACAAGGCGCTGTCCGACCGCGCGACGATGACCGTGCGCAACGTCACCACCCTGGTGGCGCTCGCCCGCTCCGGCTTCGGCGTGACGCTCCTGCCGGCGCTGTCCACCACCGACCTGCCGATGGGCGTCGTCGCCCGCGACCTCGCCGACACCTCCGTGGAGCGCGTCGTCGGCATCGTGGAGCGCAACGGCATCACGCTGAGCCCCGTCGCCGCCGCCTTTCGAAAGGTGCTGGCGGAGGAGTTGCCGCCACTGGTTGCAAATCTCGGCCTTGACGAGCGCGAACCGCCCGAAATGGCGCAACCCAGCGGGCGCCCGGAGACGCCGGAAACGGCCGAAATCCGCCGCTCGGACGCGGAAGACGCCGCGCTTTGA
- a CDS encoding aldehyde dehydrogenase family protein, whose translation MTKTYCNLIAGSWREGAATVENRNPSDLADVIGYYAQAGTDQLEQAVAAAREALPACRALGLEARQTALEAIGRELMARAGELGTLLSREEGKPFAEGKGEVYRAGQFFTYFAAEALRQIGENADSVRPGVEIDVRREPMGVVAVISPWNFPTATASWKIAPALAYGNAVIWKPANLTPASAWALAEIISRSGLPDGAFQLLMGSGSTIGNGLAGHPGVDAVTFTGSHAVGKKVAAAAASNLTKFQLELGSKNPLLVMDDADLDLAVAAAAAGGYSGTGQKCTASSRLLVHETVHDAFVERLGHRLASMKVDHALAEGTEIGPVVSEEQLSANLAWIEEAKTCGVDIVAGGERVSRATEGYYMTPALLVGTRNDMALNREELFAPIAAVQKIGSYEEGLTIANDTDYGLVAGIFTASLARASHFRRNVETGCVTVNLPTAGTDYHVPFGGRKASSFGPREQGRMAAEFYTQVKTAYIRAGDPE comes from the coding sequence ATGACCAAGACCTACTGCAATCTGATCGCGGGAAGCTGGCGAGAGGGAGCTGCGACGGTCGAGAACCGCAACCCGTCCGATCTCGCCGATGTCATCGGATACTACGCACAGGCCGGCACCGATCAACTGGAACAGGCCGTCGCAGCCGCGCGCGAGGCCCTTCCGGCCTGCCGGGCGCTGGGGCTGGAGGCGCGCCAGACGGCGCTGGAGGCGATCGGACGCGAGCTCATGGCGCGGGCCGGGGAGCTCGGAACCCTGCTGTCGCGCGAGGAGGGAAAGCCGTTCGCGGAGGGCAAGGGCGAGGTGTACCGGGCCGGCCAGTTCTTCACCTATTTCGCCGCGGAGGCCCTGCGCCAGATCGGCGAGAACGCCGATTCCGTGCGGCCCGGCGTGGAGATCGACGTGCGCCGGGAGCCGATGGGCGTCGTCGCGGTCATCTCGCCATGGAACTTCCCGACGGCGACGGCAAGCTGGAAGATCGCGCCGGCGCTCGCCTACGGCAATGCGGTGATCTGGAAGCCGGCCAATCTGACGCCGGCCTCCGCCTGGGCACTCGCCGAGATCATCTCCCGCTCCGGGCTGCCGGACGGTGCGTTCCAGCTTCTGATGGGGTCCGGGTCGACCATCGGCAACGGCCTTGCCGGCCATCCGGGCGTCGATGCCGTCACCTTCACGGGCTCGCACGCCGTCGGCAAGAAGGTCGCTGCGGCGGCTGCGTCCAACCTCACCAAGTTCCAGCTCGAACTCGGCTCCAAGAACCCGCTCCTCGTCATGGACGATGCGGATCTCGACCTTGCGGTCGCCGCGGCCGCCGCCGGCGGCTATTCCGGCACCGGCCAGAAATGCACGGCCTCTTCGCGGCTCCTGGTGCACGAGACGGTGCACGATGCGTTCGTGGAGCGGCTCGGCCATCGCCTTGCGTCGATGAAGGTCGACCACGCCCTTGCGGAGGGCACGGAGATCGGCCCGGTGGTCAGCGAGGAGCAGCTTTCCGCCAACCTTGCCTGGATCGAGGAAGCCAAGACATGCGGCGTCGATATCGTCGCCGGCGGCGAGCGGGTCAGCCGCGCCACCGAGGGCTACTACATGACGCCGGCGCTGCTTGTCGGCACCCGCAACGACATGGCGCTCAACCGCGAGGAGCTGTTCGCGCCGATCGCGGCGGTCCAGAAGATCGGCTCCTACGAAGAGGGGCTGACGATCGCCAACGACACCGATTACGGGCTCGTCGCCGGCATCTTCACTGCCTCGCTCGCTCGCGCCAGCCATTTCCGGCGCAACGTGGAGACGGGGTGCGTGACGGTGAACCTGCCGACCGCGGGCACCGACTACCACGTCCCCTTCGGCGGGCGGAAGGCGTCGAGCTTCGGGCCGCGCGAGCAGGGCCGCATGGCGGCGGAGTTCTACACCCAGGTGAAGACGGCCTATATCCGCGCCGGCGATCCGGAGTGA
- a CDS encoding dipeptidase, producing MSERLPVIDCLQYANWSEKIFRQMREGGLAAVHVTICYHEDFKETVANIGVWNRRFQAFSDVIVAGRTAADVDAAMASDRTAIVFGCQNCSPIEDDIDLVEICHQLGIRFLQLTYNNQSLLATGCYEAEDAGITRMGRQVIREMNRVGMVVDMSHSAERSTLEAIEISERPIAITHANPASWHHALRNKSDTVLKTLAESGGMLGLSLYPHHLKDKSSCTLTSFCEMVARTVDLMGIDHVGFGSDLCQDQPDSVVEWMRNGTWSREMDYGEGSAGAAGFPEQPLWFRDNRDFGNILEGLRGVGFSTGEIERIAYRNWLDFYRTSFERGA from the coding sequence ATGAGCGAGCGTCTTCCGGTCATCGATTGCCTGCAATACGCCAACTGGTCGGAGAAGATCTTCCGGCAGATGCGCGAGGGCGGGCTGGCGGCCGTCCACGTCACGATCTGCTATCACGAGGATTTTAAGGAGACGGTCGCCAATATCGGTGTCTGGAACCGACGCTTTCAGGCGTTTTCAGACGTCATCGTCGCGGGCCGCACGGCTGCCGATGTGGACGCAGCGATGGCGTCGGACAGGACCGCGATCGTCTTCGGCTGCCAGAACTGCTCGCCGATCGAGGACGACATCGATCTGGTGGAAATCTGCCACCAGCTCGGCATCCGCTTCCTGCAGCTCACCTACAACAACCAGAGCCTCCTTGCGACCGGCTGCTACGAAGCGGAGGATGCCGGCATCACCCGGATGGGCCGGCAGGTGATCCGCGAGATGAACCGGGTCGGCATGGTCGTCGACATGAGCCATTCGGCGGAGCGCTCGACGCTCGAGGCCATCGAGATTTCCGAGCGCCCGATCGCCATCACCCACGCCAACCCCGCAAGCTGGCACCATGCCCTGCGCAACAAGTCCGACACGGTGTTGAAGACGCTTGCCGAAAGCGGCGGCATGCTGGGCCTGTCGCTCTATCCCCATCACCTGAAAGACAAGAGTTCGTGCACGCTGACCTCCTTTTGCGAGATGGTTGCGCGAACGGTGGACCTGATGGGCATCGACCATGTCGGCTTCGGCAGTGACCTCTGCCAGGATCAGCCGGACAGCGTCGTCGAGTGGATGCGCAACGGCACCTGGTCGCGCGAGATGGACTATGGTGAGGGCTCGGCCGGTGCCGCGGGCTTTCCCGAGCAGCCGCTCTGGTTCCGCGACAACCGGGATTTCGGCAACATATTGGAGGGGCTCCGGGGCGTCGGCTTTTCAACTGGGGAGATCGAGCGCATCGCCTATCGCAACTGGCTCGACTTCTATCGAACATCCTTCGAGCGGGGTGCCTGA
- a CDS encoding DUF3726 domain-containing protein produces MSAPATPLSLNEIKFFFTRAAVGAGAPFGFGESFSKSLIFLAALGLDPARIAAPALDALATGASVPVAAFDAGPEGLTARATIQGAPISALYAGPAVADRLLLLAARGDALPVLLPAVDQPALVLAAIGASKIALPRIAVSWHDGADAVRVVLSGDGVDVSGAPAAGLVRRTPAFTTVCVADTDGLPPFSAEAFLKAQSGRLAEGVAVDGESFAAVQRHFRKCLVPSTDRSRIAGAGAGLTDND; encoded by the coding sequence ATGAGCGCACCGGCAACCCCGCTCTCCCTCAACGAGATCAAGTTCTTTTTCACACGGGCTGCGGTCGGGGCCGGCGCGCCGTTCGGCTTCGGTGAGTCGTTTTCCAAGAGCCTCATTTTCCTTGCCGCGCTCGGGCTCGATCCGGCGCGGATCGCGGCCCCGGCGCTCGATGCCCTGGCAACGGGTGCGAGCGTTCCCGTTGCCGCCTTCGATGCCGGACCGGAGGGCCTGACGGCCCGCGCTACCATCCAAGGTGCGCCGATCTCCGCCCTCTATGCCGGGCCGGCGGTTGCCGACCGGCTGCTGCTTCTGGCCGCCCGCGGCGATGCGCTGCCCGTGCTCCTGCCGGCGGTCGACCAGCCGGCGCTGGTGCTGGCTGCCATTGGTGCCTCGAAGATCGCCCTGCCGCGGATCGCGGTCTCCTGGCACGACGGCGCCGATGCCGTGCGGGTCGTGCTTTCCGGCGACGGCGTGGACGTCTCCGGGGCGCCGGCCGCCGGTCTCGTCCGCCGCACGCCGGCCTTCACCACCGTTTGCGTCGCCGATACGGACGGCCTGCCGCCGTTTTCGGCCGAGGCCTTCCTCAAGGCGCAGTCCGGACGCCTGGCAGAGGGCGTTGCCGTCGACGGCGAGAGCTTTGCCGCGGTCCAGCGCCATTTCCGCAAATGCCTCGTTCCCTCCACCGACCGCTCGCGCATCGCCGGCGCCGGGGCGGGCCTCACCGACAATGACTGA
- a CDS encoding Ldh family oxidoreductase, with protein sequence MAEEHLTLDDVEKLATDALTGAGASPEAAASVARSTVKAERDGIRSHGLLYVPIYAEHVVCGKVDGQAEPVVSRPRAGAVTVDARSGFAHPAIDAGWPALAESARQNGIAAMTVFNSYNCGVLGHHAERIAEDGLIGLCFTHAPASIAPAGGRTPVIGTNPFAVGVPDAAGGAAIVIDQSASVVAKSEIMLRARTGTAIEAGWALDADGNVTTDPAEALKGSMAPAGGYKGFGVGLMVELLASCLSGAVLSKDASPFSGTKGGPPGTGQCFIAIDPTGFSPAFSDRVAALSAAITAQQGTRLPGGRRRANRLRIVEEGVTADTELLNRIRGFRRSDYN encoded by the coding sequence ATGGCCGAAGAACACCTGACTCTTGATGACGTGGAAAAGCTCGCGACGGACGCCCTGACCGGTGCCGGGGCGAGCCCTGAGGCTGCCGCGTCGGTGGCGCGCTCGACCGTCAAGGCGGAGCGCGACGGCATCCGCAGCCACGGCCTCCTCTATGTGCCGATCTATGCCGAGCACGTCGTCTGCGGCAAGGTCGACGGGCAGGCCGAACCGGTCGTTTCCCGGCCGCGGGCCGGAGCCGTCACCGTCGATGCGCGCTCCGGCTTTGCCCACCCGGCGATCGATGCCGGCTGGCCGGCGCTCGCTGAATCGGCGCGGCAGAACGGCATCGCCGCCATGACCGTCTTCAACTCCTACAATTGCGGCGTCCTCGGCCACCACGCCGAGCGGATCGCGGAGGACGGCCTCATCGGCCTTTGCTTCACCCACGCACCCGCCTCCATCGCGCCGGCCGGCGGCAGGACGCCGGTGATCGGCACCAACCCATTTGCCGTCGGCGTGCCCGATGCGGCGGGCGGGGCGGCGATCGTCATCGACCAGTCGGCGAGCGTCGTCGCCAAGTCGGAAATCATGCTGAGGGCGCGCACTGGAACGGCGATCGAGGCGGGCTGGGCGCTCGATGCCGACGGCAACGTCACCACCGACCCGGCCGAGGCCCTGAAGGGCTCCATGGCACCCGCCGGCGGCTACAAGGGATTCGGCGTCGGGTTGATGGTGGAGCTTCTCGCCTCCTGCCTCTCCGGCGCGGTGCTGTCCAAGGATGCAAGCCCGTTTTCCGGCACAAAGGGTGGGCCGCCGGGCACCGGCCAGTGCTTCATCGCCATCGATCCGACGGGTTTTTCCCCGGCGTTTTCGGACCGCGTGGCCGCGCTCAGCGCCGCCATCACCGCCCAGCAGGGGACCCGCCTGCCGGGCGGGCGGCGGCGCGCCAACCGCCTGCGTATCGTTGAGGAGGGCGTTACCGCAGACACCGAATTGCTCAACCGGATTCGCGGCTTTCGTCGTTCGGATTACAATTAA